The Oncorhynchus masou masou isolate Uvic2021 chromosome 31, UVic_Omas_1.1, whole genome shotgun sequence genome includes a region encoding these proteins:
- the si:dkey-30c15.13 gene encoding transmembrane protein 253 isoform X1 — protein MTQNMFQEGLYHVFFKDRTSGHPLTVTTNQEEFKDVRIGRWFGTVVNTRLLVTGVLQVFGALASILTTVTYACVSFNCSVSLTTPVWSGLFYLATGGLAMEVQRKPNKLNVTTLIGLNIFSLLLGCCALLAYSLITSQAKALYTDQQRAGVYIAKGSSIMFTVQCLLASVYTLFLSWRGLRRYSGPHTQTYNRLAQARINAHKCQHTHSHIATYTHIQTLAHTHGCTWPNTHSHNQKHIDMVTCLAALDSLNSLCFSQGPDEDINEPLMETGEFSL, from the exons ATGACTCAGAACATGTTCCAAGAGGGGCTGTACCATGTTTTTTTTAAGGACCGCACCTCAGGCCACCCACTCACTGTAACCACCAATCAGGAAGAATTTAAAGATGTGCGGATTGGACGCTGGTTTGGGACAGTCGTTAACACCCGCCTCCTTGTCACTGGG GTTTTGCAGGTCTTCGGTGCCCTGGCCTCCATTCTAACCACAGTAACCTACGCCTGCGTGAGCTTCAACTGTTCCGTCTCATTGACTACACCAGTCTGGTCCGGCCTGTTT TATCTGGCCACTGGAGGGCTGGCAATGGAAGTTCAGAGGAAACCCAACAAACTCAat GTGACCACATTGATAGGCCTGAACATCTTCAGCCTACTGCTGGGGTGCTGTGCTCTGCTGGCCTACAGCCTCATCACTTCACAGGCTAAAGCACTCTACACAGACCAACAG CGAGCGGGTGTGTACATAGCGAAGGGCAGTTCTATAATGTTCACAGTACAGTGTCTGCTGGCCTCTGTCTACACGCTCTTCCTGTCCTGGAGAGGTCTACGACGGTACAGCGGCCCCCACACTCAGACCTACAATCGTCTAGCACAGGCAAGAATAAATGCACACAAATGCcagcacacgcactcacacatagcaacatatacacatatacaaacaCTAGCACATACGCACGGATGCACCTGGCCgaatacacactcacacaatcaaaAACATATTGACATGGTCACATGTTTAGCTGCactggactcactaaacagtcTCTGTTTTTCACAGGGCCCAGATGAGGACATAAATGAGCccctaatggaaacaggagaaTTCAGCCTTTAA
- the si:dkey-30c15.13 gene encoding transmembrane protein 253 isoform X2 — MTQNMFQEGLYHVFFKDRTSGHPLTVTTNQEEFKDVRIGRWFGTVVNTRLLVTGVLQVFGALASILTTVTYACVSFNCSVSLTTPVWSGLFYLATGGLAMEVQRKPNKLNVTTLIGLNIFSLLLGCCALLAYSLITSQAKALYTDQQRAGVYIAKGSSIMFTVQCLLASVYTLFLSWRGLRRYSGPHTQTYNRLAQGPDEDINEPLMETGEFSL, encoded by the exons ATGACTCAGAACATGTTCCAAGAGGGGCTGTACCATGTTTTTTTTAAGGACCGCACCTCAGGCCACCCACTCACTGTAACCACCAATCAGGAAGAATTTAAAGATGTGCGGATTGGACGCTGGTTTGGGACAGTCGTTAACACCCGCCTCCTTGTCACTGGG GTTTTGCAGGTCTTCGGTGCCCTGGCCTCCATTCTAACCACAGTAACCTACGCCTGCGTGAGCTTCAACTGTTCCGTCTCATTGACTACACCAGTCTGGTCCGGCCTGTTT TATCTGGCCACTGGAGGGCTGGCAATGGAAGTTCAGAGGAAACCCAACAAACTCAat GTGACCACATTGATAGGCCTGAACATCTTCAGCCTACTGCTGGGGTGCTGTGCTCTGCTGGCCTACAGCCTCATCACTTCACAGGCTAAAGCACTCTACACAGACCAACAG CGAGCGGGTGTGTACATAGCGAAGGGCAGTTCTATAATGTTCACAGTACAGTGTCTGCTGGCCTCTGTCTACACGCTCTTCCTGTCCTGGAGAGGTCTACGACGGTACAGCGGCCCCCACACTCAGACCTACAATCGTCTAGCACAG GGCCCAGATGAGGACATAAATGAGCccctaatggaaacaggagaaTTCAGCCTTTAA